The following coding sequences are from one Anaerohalosphaeraceae bacterium window:
- a CDS encoding sigma-70 family RNA polymerase sigma factor → MDRAYKDLGEEFVFLMSTNQRKIYSYILAAVGRQSIADEIMQQTSLTMWRNFARFQRGTNFTAWGKEIAKYEIFTYRKKNSKEQFLDPESLRRVLEASQKVEKSSDQRMKALEGCLEKLTEKKRSLLQYRYQEGLSCSAVADKMQLPLATVYRTMARIHKVLQDCIHRTLILWETES, encoded by the coding sequence ATGGATAGAGCATATAAGGATTTAGGTGAAGAGTTTGTTTTTTTGATGTCCACGAACCAGCGGAAGATTTATTCATACATCTTGGCGGCTGTAGGCAGGCAGTCTATTGCCGATGAAATCATGCAGCAGACTTCCCTGACCATGTGGCGAAATTTTGCCCGCTTTCAACGAGGCACGAATTTTACCGCCTGGGGAAAAGAGATTGCTAAGTATGAGATTTTTACATACCGAAAAAAGAACTCCAAAGAGCAGTTTTTGGACCCCGAATCGCTACGGCGGGTTCTCGAAGCTTCTCAGAAGGTGGAAAAGTCTTCTGACCAAAGGATGAAGGCGCTGGAAGGATGTCTGGAAAAGCTCACGGAAAAAAAACGCAGTCTGCTTCAATACCGGTATCAGGAAGGGCTTTCCTGTTCCGCCGTGGCCGACAAGATGCAGCTGCCGCTGGCTACGGTTTACAGAACCATGGCACGGATTCATAAGGTTCTGCAGGACTGCATTCACAGGACGCTGATTCTCTGGGAAACTGAATCATGA